From Novipirellula galeiformis, the proteins below share one genomic window:
- a CDS encoding WD40 repeat domain-containing protein — protein sequence MNKRFVDLVSLTTLLLCLGVSIGHAEDKTDKKADAPEVWVTSIAPLTGDTYVAATADGLLLRDASVKSFTIAAPQTMTDLYTHPAAVWCVDATADGSVVASVDYRGNLVIYDVASKQPTTHEKALERWCQAMQFAPDDKTIVAGNETGKILVWDRGENKVTKSLELDGQAVTAISFSGDGKQIAAADGGGHVHLIEWPELKAAGKIKVSDAPVWSVAYAAGKLMIGSGDRNLYRCEPKADAKPERMTRASDWVTQFVVSKTGKVAAAELGGKLYFPMLNETYDVGSDVTPVKSGVWALCFHDDKTLLVGTRKDGVVAVKESEGWSKPLPPVVDPKPEEEVKPEPTAEEKEKMAATEKAAAEKAAAEKAAAEKMAAEKAAAAKKAAAEKMAAEKAAAEKAAAEKAAAEKAAAEKAAAEKAAAEKAAAEKAAAEKAAAEKAAAEKAAAEEPAKE from the coding sequence ATGAACAAACGATTTGTTGATTTGGTTTCCCTAACCACCTTATTGCTGTGTTTGGGTGTTTCCATTGGTCATGCCGAAGACAAAACCGACAAAAAAGCAGACGCCCCTGAGGTTTGGGTGACATCGATCGCGCCGCTTACCGGCGACACGTATGTTGCCGCAACCGCAGATGGATTGCTGCTTCGCGATGCCTCGGTGAAATCGTTTACGATCGCAGCCCCGCAAACGATGACCGATTTGTACACTCACCCGGCAGCAGTTTGGTGCGTCGATGCGACTGCCGATGGCAGCGTGGTCGCGAGTGTCGATTATCGCGGCAATCTCGTAATTTATGACGTCGCGTCAAAGCAACCGACGACTCACGAGAAAGCGCTTGAGCGTTGGTGCCAAGCGATGCAGTTTGCTCCCGACGATAAAACCATTGTTGCCGGCAACGAAACAGGAAAGATCTTGGTCTGGGATCGGGGCGAAAACAAGGTCACCAAGTCGCTTGAACTCGATGGTCAAGCTGTGACCGCGATCAGCTTCTCAGGCGACGGAAAACAGATTGCCGCCGCCGACGGGGGCGGGCATGTCCATTTGATTGAGTGGCCCGAATTGAAAGCGGCTGGCAAAATCAAAGTCAGCGATGCCCCCGTTTGGAGCGTCGCTTACGCCGCTGGAAAACTGATGATCGGCAGCGGTGATCGCAACTTGTATCGCTGTGAGCCCAAAGCCGATGCGAAGCCAGAACGGATGACGCGTGCCAGTGATTGGGTCACCCAATTTGTGGTCTCCAAGACCGGAAAAGTAGCGGCGGCGGAACTGGGCGGCAAACTCTACTTTCCGATGCTTAACGAAACGTACGACGTCGGTTCGGATGTCACCCCCGTGAAGAGCGGCGTATGGGCGCTGTGCTTCCATGACGACAAAACGTTGCTGGTGGGCACTCGCAAAGACGGTGTCGTGGCGGTCAAAGAATCCGAGGGCTGGAGCAAGCCATTGCCGCCAGTGGTCGACCCCAAACCTGAAGAGGAAGTGAAGCCAGAACCCACCGCCGAAGAAAAGGAAAAGATGGCAGCGACTGAGAAGGCCGCTGCCGAGAAGGCGGCTGCGGAAAAGGCGGCTGCCGAGAAGATGGCCGCGGAGAAAGCAGCTGCTGCTAAAAAGGCCGCGGCGGAGAAGATGGCTGCTGAGAAAGCCGCTGCTGAGAAAGCCGCTGCTGAGAAAGCCGCTGCTGAGAAAGCCGCTGCTGAGAAAGCCGCTGCCGAAAAAGCCGCTGCCGAAAAAGCCGCTGCCGAGAAAGCCGCTGCCGAGAAAGCCGCTGCCGAGAAAGCCGCTGCTGAGAAGGCCGCTGCGGAAGAACCAGCAAAGGAGTAG
- a CDS encoding PSP1 domain-containing protein, translating into MSNAPPETATAKPETPGRLEYVVRCGSMRILGVMAAKQPFRYGDQVVVRTSRGTEIGTVLCEATPAAVDHIEEPTEGSIVRALTADDQNQWKHLESKAREDIAACQTLASKLNLQMDVVDAERILGGERMVVYYLAEQRIDFRQLVRDLASHFQTRIEMRQIGVRDEAKLLADYGDCGQPICCANHLSKMPPVSMRMAKLQKATLDPTKISGRCGRLKCCLRYEFDTYEELAAELPPIGSQILTRDGSAMVLGQDILSQQLAIKTEDGRRIMLSGSDVISITKRGTNEKKPHTKKKKKKK; encoded by the coding sequence ATGTCAAACGCTCCCCCAGAGACCGCCACCGCGAAACCAGAAACCCCAGGGCGGCTTGAATACGTCGTCCGTTGCGGTTCGATGCGAATACTGGGCGTGATGGCGGCCAAACAACCGTTTCGCTACGGTGATCAAGTCGTCGTGCGTACGTCGCGCGGGACCGAGATTGGCACGGTGCTTTGCGAAGCGACTCCGGCAGCGGTCGACCATATTGAAGAGCCAACCGAAGGTTCGATCGTGCGCGCCCTGACGGCGGACGATCAAAACCAATGGAAACACCTCGAATCGAAGGCACGCGAGGACATTGCCGCATGCCAAACGCTCGCCTCGAAGTTGAATTTGCAAATGGACGTCGTCGATGCCGAGCGTATTCTTGGCGGCGAACGGATGGTCGTCTATTACTTGGCCGAGCAACGGATCGACTTTCGACAACTGGTTCGAGACTTAGCCAGTCATTTTCAAACGCGGATCGAAATGCGTCAGATTGGGGTTCGCGACGAGGCAAAGTTGTTGGCCGATTACGGTGACTGTGGGCAACCGATTTGTTGTGCCAACCATCTCAGCAAAATGCCTCCGGTTTCGATGCGGATGGCCAAGTTACAGAAAGCGACATTGGACCCCACCAAGATCTCGGGACGCTGTGGTCGCTTGAAATGTTGCCTGCGTTACGAGTTCGATACTTACGAGGAGTTGGCTGCCGAATTGCCGCCAATCGGAAGTCAGATTTTGACCCGTGACGGAAGTGCGATGGTACTGGGGCAAGACATTTTGTCACAACAATTGGCGATCAAGACCGAAGATGGCCGCCGCATCATGCTCTCCGGATCCGACGTGATCTCGATCACCAAGCGGGGTACGAATGAAAAGAAACCCCACACCAAAAAGAAAAAGAAGAAGAAGTGA
- a CDS encoding TIGR00266 family protein, with amino-acid sequence MEFCVKHAPVCSTLEFSLSQDEYVVAQPNSMLTMTAGIVISAHAGRLESPAALSSPAGERAIASSSPSPRGRSSWLGGFKSMLGGESFFTAEFRAKSDEQTVVLAPESYGDIVALDLQPDTGYFLTRGSYLANVGSTNVRVKYGGLKGMMSKKGLFLMHATGHGTVFCHSYGAIVHHRLSANETLLVDNRFMVAFSDTVQYRLVKASDSLKDSLMSGEGLINHYSGPGDIYYQTRGKPSGGFLTTLIDVAF; translated from the coding sequence ATGGAATTTTGTGTAAAGCACGCCCCGGTTTGTTCGACGCTCGAGTTCTCGTTGTCGCAGGACGAATACGTCGTCGCACAACCCAATAGCATGTTGACGATGACCGCGGGGATCGTGATTTCAGCGCATGCCGGACGCTTAGAGTCTCCCGCGGCGTTGAGTTCCCCCGCGGGTGAACGAGCAATCGCATCGTCATCGCCATCGCCACGCGGCCGCAGCTCGTGGTTGGGCGGTTTCAAAAGCATGCTTGGCGGCGAGAGTTTCTTTACCGCGGAGTTCCGTGCCAAGTCGGACGAGCAAACCGTCGTACTAGCACCGGAAAGCTACGGCGACATCGTGGCCTTGGATTTGCAACCTGATACAGGCTATTTTCTGACCCGTGGTTCGTACTTAGCCAACGTCGGCTCGACCAATGTGCGGGTCAAGTACGGTGGGTTGAAGGGCATGATGAGCAAAAAAGGTTTGTTCTTGATGCACGCGACTGGGCATGGAACCGTGTTCTGCCATTCCTACGGTGCGATTGTGCATCACAGGCTTTCTGCGAACGAAACCTTGCTCGTTGACAATCGGTTCATGGTCGCGTTTTCCGACACCGTCCAATATCGCCTCGTCAAAGCGTCGGACTCATTAAAGGATTCGCTGATGTCTGGCGAAGGTTTGATCAACCACTATAGCGGCCCCGGTGACATCTATTACCAGACACGCGGCAAACCGAGTGGCGGATTCTTGACAACTCTGATCGACGTGGCCTTTTGA
- a CDS encoding M48 family metalloprotease yields the protein MNRQAVPKRDALLGQLRRANQYTAVWVAMRVIAIVGLLAFIRWDQVFFAPIVSVTACLIIVGPFAMELLRTWGQRKKRLEDIKDSTRFGDLDKYKLQTLYRETLQRLKLPDERLPVYVTNDKSLNAGAVRLGRLFGRLNGIYLHRQVLHKLRGDEVQAIMGHELGHYYRFYLADQRFRLLTLLLGALLGVFVVQLTDAQGYLGLIIVSATSSAFWFVSGIPTMRHGRAIEHLCDDFGSQVQGIESFISSLLKIGLDEEMRCSIELEVMAMHVDNELLSPAEVAAAVEKSIPYGHAAEPELFDTVTRELKNRTQANRKASLSGFINYLRESDRDEGDLKERLEQQARQLNQIDRLEWESILDDPQDVRLNERQTERLVQLMLAAPEKSLFRTPGHQDGIHPPVALRILYLWQNRNSTTELSL from the coding sequence ATGAATCGGCAAGCGGTACCTAAACGCGACGCATTGCTCGGCCAGCTGCGTCGAGCAAACCAATACACCGCGGTGTGGGTCGCGATGCGAGTGATCGCCATCGTCGGACTGCTCGCCTTCATTCGTTGGGACCAAGTCTTCTTTGCACCGATTGTCTCGGTCACCGCGTGCCTTATCATCGTGGGTCCGTTCGCGATGGAGTTGCTGAGAACTTGGGGGCAACGCAAAAAGCGGCTCGAAGACATCAAGGATTCAACCCGCTTTGGTGATCTCGACAAATACAAGCTGCAAACACTTTATCGCGAAACGCTGCAACGGCTGAAGTTGCCTGACGAACGATTGCCCGTCTACGTGACCAACGACAAATCACTCAACGCCGGTGCGGTCCGATTGGGCCGATTGTTTGGTCGACTCAACGGAATCTACCTCCATCGCCAAGTGCTCCACAAACTTCGCGGCGACGAGGTGCAAGCGATCATGGGGCACGAACTTGGTCACTACTATCGCTTCTATTTGGCGGACCAGCGGTTTCGGCTTTTGACGTTGTTACTCGGTGCGCTGCTTGGCGTCTTTGTGGTCCAGTTGACCGACGCGCAGGGCTACCTCGGATTGATCATCGTCTCGGCGACCAGCTCTGCTTTTTGGTTTGTAAGTGGCATCCCCACGATGCGGCACGGTCGCGCGATCGAGCACCTCTGTGACGATTTTGGGTCACAGGTGCAAGGGATCGAGTCGTTCATCAGCAGTTTGCTAAAGATCGGCTTAGACGAAGAGATGCGATGTTCGATCGAATTAGAAGTCATGGCGATGCACGTTGACAACGAACTTTTGAGCCCAGCGGAAGTAGCCGCCGCGGTAGAAAAATCGATCCCCTACGGGCATGCCGCTGAACCCGAATTGTTTGATACGGTCACTCGCGAATTAAAAAACCGGACCCAAGCAAATCGCAAAGCTTCCCTTTCAGGTTTCATTAATTACCTCAGGGAAAGTGATCGCGATGAGGGAGATTTGAAAGAACGGTTAGAGCAACAAGCGAGGCAACTTAACCAAATCGATCGCCTGGAATGGGAATCGATTCTTGACGACCCACAGGACGTTCGCTTGAACGAGCGTCAAACCGAACGTTTGGTTCAGCTGATGTTAGCTGCCCCCGAAAAGTCACTGTTTCGCACTCCGGGGCACCAGGATGGCATTCATCCTCCGGTAGCGCTGCGGATTCTCTATCTCTGGCAAAATCGAAATAGTACGACCGAGTTGAGCCTGTAG
- the ilvA gene encoding threonine ammonia-lyase codes for MASSIPTNLEDLETLIDHNPSVLASVQSIHAAEKRIRAIVRRTPLLPSTRLSLAFDANVLLKREDLQDVRSYKIRGAYNRMTQLTEAQRAAGVVCASAGNHAQGFAYACNAMQIQGRIYMPMVTPKQKVDKVRLFGKAYVEVILVGDTFDDAAAEAHKATSEGLTYVPPFDDPGIIAGQGTVGLEILEDHPDPIDFVLVAVGGGGLISGLGSYFHQCSPSTKVIGVEPSGAPAMYESLKQGKVVTLDSIDNFVDGAAVKRVGDLNFAIAQQVIHKMLLVPEGKVCSEMLRLYNDEGLVVEPAGALAIAALEQIKAEIKGKTVVCIVSGSNNDINRTEEIRDRALLYEGLQHYFVIKFPQRAGALRDFLNNVLGPTDDITHFEYTKKHNRETGPALVGIQIAKAEDYDALIARMNASHIEYQIINEQRMLFELLV; via the coding sequence ATGGCGAGCTCCATTCCTACTAACCTTGAAGATCTAGAAACGTTGATCGATCACAACCCCTCGGTGCTCGCGAGCGTCCAGTCGATTCACGCGGCCGAAAAGCGGATTCGCGCGATCGTTCGCCGGACGCCGTTGTTGCCGAGCACGCGTTTGTCGCTTGCCTTTGATGCCAACGTGTTGCTCAAGCGAGAGGATTTGCAGGACGTACGCAGCTACAAGATTCGGGGGGCGTACAACCGCATGACGCAATTGACCGAAGCCCAGCGGGCGGCCGGTGTGGTGTGTGCGAGCGCAGGCAATCACGCGCAAGGCTTCGCGTACGCCTGCAATGCAATGCAGATCCAAGGGCGAATTTATATGCCGATGGTGACGCCCAAGCAAAAGGTCGACAAGGTTCGTTTGTTCGGGAAAGCATATGTTGAGGTCATCCTCGTTGGCGACACCTTTGATGATGCGGCTGCCGAAGCTCACAAGGCGACCTCCGAAGGGCTGACCTACGTGCCTCCCTTTGACGATCCCGGGATCATCGCAGGTCAAGGGACCGTGGGGCTCGAAATCCTCGAAGACCACCCCGACCCGATCGATTTTGTTTTGGTCGCAGTCGGCGGTGGGGGGCTGATCTCGGGATTGGGAAGTTATTTTCACCAATGCTCGCCGTCGACGAAGGTGATCGGCGTCGAGCCGTCGGGGGCGCCGGCCATGTATGAAAGCTTGAAACAGGGCAAGGTGGTCACGCTCGACAGCATTGATAATTTTGTTGATGGAGCGGCCGTCAAACGCGTTGGCGATCTGAACTTCGCGATTGCCCAGCAAGTGATTCACAAGATGTTGCTCGTGCCCGAAGGCAAAGTTTGTAGCGAGATGCTGCGGCTCTATAACGATGAAGGCTTGGTCGTCGAACCAGCCGGTGCGCTGGCGATCGCCGCACTCGAGCAAATCAAAGCCGAGATCAAAGGTAAAACGGTCGTCTGTATCGTCAGCGGCAGTAACAACGATATTAATCGCACCGAAGAAATTCGCGACCGCGCCTTATTGTACGAAGGACTTCAGCACTATTTTGTGATCAAATTTCCGCAGCGAGCCGGTGCGCTACGCGATTTTTTGAACAACGTGCTGGGGCCGACCGACGACATCACTCACTTCGAGTACACCAAGAAGCACAACCGTGAAACCGGTCCGGCGCTGGTGGGCATCCAAATCGCCAAGGCGGAAGACTACGATGCGTTGATCGCACGGATGAACGCCAGCCACATCGAATACCAAATCATTAACGAACAACGCATGCTGTTCGAATTGCTGGTTTAG
- a CDS encoding DUF3565 domain-containing protein, which yields MQQPITGFHTDDQSHWVAELACGHNQHVRHDPPLVSRLWVTTAEGRDSRLGMLLTCKKCDEGAPPDVSHPTVLG from the coding sequence ATGCAGCAGCCCATTACTGGATTCCACACCGACGACCAATCTCATTGGGTGGCAGAATTAGCCTGTGGCCACAACCAACATGTCCGCCACGATCCACCGCTGGTCAGTCGATTGTGGGTCACGACCGCCGAGGGGCGTGATTCACGATTGGGCATGTTGCTAACGTGCAAAAAGTGCGACGAAGGAGCCCCACCGGACGTCTCGCACCCGACCGTGCTGGGGTGA
- a CDS encoding FxsA family protein: MFFRLLAAFILIPIVELYLMLALADATSVLVALAIVIGTGILGSYLARREGAIAWFRFQSALSEGRMPSREIQDGLMIVFAAAMLLTPGLLTDGVGFMMLVPAGRDLIRRFVLSRFIGSMNVQVFHAGGTDEMPPSPADSSSPHYVQSERGSSKTIDATSFHKTQ, encoded by the coding sequence ATGTTTTTTCGGCTGCTCGCTGCGTTCATTCTGATTCCGATTGTCGAGCTCTATTTGATGCTTGCGTTGGCCGATGCGACCAGCGTGTTGGTGGCTTTGGCCATTGTCATCGGTACCGGGATTCTCGGTTCGTATCTGGCTCGACGAGAAGGCGCCATCGCGTGGTTTCGTTTCCAATCGGCGTTGTCCGAAGGACGCATGCCAAGCCGTGAAATCCAAGACGGATTGATGATCGTGTTCGCGGCCGCGATGTTGTTGACGCCTGGACTTTTGACCGATGGGGTAGGGTTCATGATGTTGGTCCCCGCAGGCCGAGACCTGATTCGCCGTTTTGTGCTCAGTCGCTTCATCGGTTCGATGAACGTCCAGGTATTCCATGCTGGTGGCACTGACGAGATGCCTCCCAGTCCGGCCGACTCGAGTTCGCCGCACTATGTCCAAAGCGAGCGAGGCAGCTCAAAGACGATTGACGCCACGTCGTTTCATAAAACGCAATGA